The Candida dubliniensis CD36 chromosome 2, complete sequence genome contains a region encoding:
- a CDS encoding aminotransferase bna3, putative (Similar to S. cerevisiae BNA3) has protein sequence MLKRIAPIRQLYRTSRAMATKSTDPTSLHNPYFHQKPGQKDIWSLINETAAQAQQESGEPIVNLGQGFFSYNPPEFAINAVGEALTKPQFNQYAHARGNPNLLKQVAEHYSRSYGRAVGIDEVQITTGANEGMFAIFFGFLTPGDEVIVFEPFFDQYIPNVEMTGAKIKYVEIKYPKKFDNEVVAGQDWEIDWEGLNNAITDKTKIIVINTPHNPIGKVFTEEELYKIGKLAVDHNLILVSDEVYENLYYTNKFPRPAALPQLPELAERTLTVGSAGKSFAATGWRVGYIQGPANLIKFVTAAHTRICFSTPAPLQQAVSQGFEQAEKTNYFEITRKEYEHKYKIFTKVFDDLGLPYTVAEGGYFVLVNLSKVKIPADYEFPETISDRGTLDFKLAYWLIKEIGVVGIPPTEFLTESNRKGNGLENCVRFAVCKDDAVLEDAVERLKKLKDFL, from the coding sequence ATGTTAAAACGGATAGCTCCAATACGACAATTGTACAGAACATCCAGAGCCATGGCCACCAAATCAACAGACCCAACGAGTTTGCATAATCCgtattttcatcaaaagCCGGGACAAAAAGATATTTGGTCGTTGATCAATGAAACTGCAGCCCAAGCACAACAAGAATCAGGAGAGCCGATTGTCAATTTGGGACAAGGGTTTTTCTCCTATAATCCTCCTGAGTTTGCCATCAACGCTGTTGGCGAAGCATTGACCAAACCCCAATTCAACCAATATGCACATGCTCGCGGAAACCCAAACTTGTTGAAACAAGTGGCAGAACATTACTCGCGGTCATATGGACGTGCCGTTGGGATCGACGAAGTTCAAATCACCACGGGTGCAAATGAGGGAATGTTTGCcattttctttggtttCTTGACCCCGGGCGATGAAGTAATTGTGTTTGAACCATTTTTTGACCAGTACATCCCTAATGTCGAAATGACGGGTGCGAAGATCAAGTATGTGGAAATTAAGTATCCCAAGAAATTCGACAACGAGGTTGTCGCGGGCCAGGATTGGGAGATTGACTGGGAAGGATTGAATAATGCAATTACTGACAAGACAAAGATCATTGTGATAAATACCCCACACAACCCAATTGGCAAGGTTTTCACCGAGGAGGAATTGTACAAGATTGGAAAACTTGCAGTGGACCACAATCTAATCCTTGTCAGTGATGAGGTTTACGAGAACTTGTATTATACAAACAAGTTTCCTCGTCCGGCTGCATTACCACAGTTACCTGAGTTGGCTGAACGAACATTGACAGTGGGTTCTGCTGGGAAATCATTTGCCGCCACTGGTTGGAGAGTAGGGTATATTCAGGGCCCTGccaatttgataaaatttgtAACTGCAGCTCACACCAGAATTTGTTTCTCGACCCCAGCACCATTGCAACAGGCAGTGTCGCAGGGATTTGAGCAGGCAGAGAAAACCAACTATTTTGAGATCACTCGAAAGGAGTATGAGCACAAGTACAAAATATTCACCAAGGTATTTGACGATTTGGGATTACCCTACACTGTTGCTGAAGGGGGGTATTTTGTGTTGGTGAACTTGCTGAAGGTGAAGATACCTGCAGATTATGAGTTTCCTGAGACCATCAGTGATCGAGGCACTTTAGATTTCAAGTTGGCGTATTGGTTGATCAAAGAAATTGGAGTTGTTGGAATCCCGCCCACAGAGTTTTTGACCGAATCAAACAGAAAGGGGAACGGCTTGGAAAATTGTGTCAGATTTGCTGTTTGCAAAGATGATGCTGTTTTAGAAGATGCAGTGGagagattgaaaaaattaaaagacTTTTTATAA
- a CDS encoding d-lactate dehydrogenase [cytochrome] 1, putative (Similar to S. cerevisiae DLD1;~Signal anchor predicted by SignalP 2.0 HMM (Signal peptide probability 0.004, signal anchor probability 0.995) with cleavage site probability 0.002 between residues 45 and 46;~1 probable transmembrane helix predicted by TMHMM2.0 at aa 31-50) — MFFRLSKNCGRFSKRFVRYNSSISRNSSKSSLLAYTFVAIGFSGAGYLIGKSLVKKSSPTSADRSTSPLSTLSSPQYANEKDFQAGLSKIVDIVGQENASFDKDVLLAQNDSFYSTHHPPNPDVQKPSAVIYPTSTEQVSEIMKVAHQYRIPIVANSGLTSLEGQNIHTRGPYSISLSFQNMNQIVAFHPDDLDIVVQPGVGWQELDDFLVNDPKGKNLKFGPDPGIGANIGGMVGTSASGTNAFKYGTMKENVVNLTVVLADGTIIKTRQRPRKSSAGYHLTRLFIGSEGTLGIVTEITVKLHVRPKYEFITVAAFPSIKDAASAAETIIAQGIQPNAMEILNETMMSFVNDTSDSDKKNLETPTLFFKLGGPTLESTEEQANLVDEIAKKNNVMKLQRSTNDEENAELWAARRNGLWSTYQYGTKVLEDKNDVQVWTTDVAVPISKLSLVISEINDYLIEKGFKDRFSVMGHIGDGNCHFIILYNSPDYDKVHHVVDHMVERALSHDGTCTGEHGVGVGKRKYLPSELGVEAVDTMRQIKLALDPRRILNPDKIFKIDPEENLDEQLDKGSVKEKPSCMHNH, encoded by the coding sequence ATGTTTTTTAGACTTAGCAAAAATTGTGGAAGATTTAGCAAACGCTTTGTCAGATATAATTCCAGTATCAGCAGAAATAGTTCTAAAAGCCTGTTACTAGCTTATACGTTTGTTGCAATTGGGTTCCTGGGAGCAGGATATCTTATTGGAAAATCATTAGTGAAAAAGTCTTCACCGACATCTGCCGACCGATCTACTTCCCCATTGTCAACTTTGCTGTCTCCTCAATACGCcaatgaaaaagattttcAAGCCGgattatcaaaaattgttgatattgttggtCAAGAGAATGCGTCTTTTGATAAAGATGTTTTATTGGCACAAAATGATTCCTTTTATTCCACTCACCACCCACCAAATCCTGACGTTCAAAAACCCAGTGCTGTGATTTATCCAACGTCAACTGAACAGGTATCAGAAATTATGAAAGTTGCCCACCAATACCGAATTCCTATTGTAGCCAATTCCGGATTGACATCTTTGGAAGGTCAAAATATCCATACCAGAGGTCCGTATAgtatttcattatcatttcaAAACATGAATCAGATTGTGGCATTCCATCCTGATGACTTAGATATTGTTGTTCAGCCAGGTGTTGGTTGGCAAGAATTGGATGATTTTTTGGTGAATGATCCAAAGgggaaaaatttgaaatttggtCCTGATCCAGGAATAGGAGCCAACATTGGTGGCATGGTAGGCACTAGTGCATCGGGCACTAATGCTTTCAAATATGGTACCATGAAAGAAAACGTTGTCAATTTGACGGTTGTGTTGGCTGATGGAACCATTATCAAGACGAGGCAAAGACCAAGAAAATCAAGTGCTGGTTACCATTTGACAAGATTGTTTATTGGTAGCGAAGGTACCTTGGGTATTGTTACTGAAATTACCGTTAAATTGCATGTTCGTCCTAAGTATGAGTTTATCACTGTAGCTGCATTTCCGTCAATCAAAGATGCGGCTTCAGCAGCTGAAACCATTATCGCTCAAGGAATTCAGCCCAATGCCATGGAGATATTGAATGAAACTATGATGTCTTTTGTTAATGACACTTCAGACCTGGATAAGAAAAACTTGGAAACACCaactttgttttttaagTTGGGTGGGCCAACATTAGAATCTACTGAGGAACAAGCAAATTTGGTTGATGAAATTGCCAAAAAGAATAATGTCATGAAGTTGCAGCGAAGCAccaatgatgaagaaaacgCTGAACTTTGGGCTGCAAGAAGAAATGGGCTTTGGTCTACTTATCAATATGGAACAAAAGTCTTAGAAGATAAAAATGATGTTCAGGTTTGGACCACTGATGTTGCCGTACCAATCTCAAAATTGTCACTTGTAATTTCCGAGATCAATGATTATTTGATAGAAAAAGGGTTCAAGGACAGGTTCTCCGTAATGGGACATATAGGAGATGGGAACTGCCATTTCATTATATTGTACAATTCTCCAGATTATGATAAAGTACATCATGTCGTTGATCATATGGTTGAGCGGGCTTTGAGTCACGACGGTACATGCACTGGTGAACATGGTGTTGGTGTGggcaaaagaaaatatttgcCACTGGAGTTGGGTGTTGAAGCGGTCGATACTATGAGACAAATCAAGCTTGCATTGGACCCACGTCGTATCTTGAATCCTGACAAAATCTTTAAAATTGACCCAGAAGAAAATTTGGATGAACAATTGGATAAAGGGTCGGTTAAAGAAAAACCTAGTTGCATGCATAATCATTAA
- a CDS encoding o-phosphoserine phosphohydrolase, putative (Similar to S. cerevisiae SER2;~In S. cerevisiae: phosphoserine phosphatase of the phosphoglycerate pathway, involved in serine and glycine biosynthesis, expression is regulated by the available nitrogen source.): MSYVLTAISHGDSKFETETLNSIREFIHNKFTLISSKELSPRAIDYTISINDFESSKEIVKEFSISKSFDLVIQPESSRKTKKLFIFDMDSTLIYQEVIELIASYADIEDKVAEITTRAMNGELDFNQSLAERVLLLKGIDASSIWDELKLKIQVTKGVPELCKALKKLDIVMGVCSGGFIPLAEFLKEKLGLDYAFANTLGVDDSNRLNGTTVGPIVNGEKKAELLLEIAKKHKIDPLDAVAVGDGANDLKMMSVAGFGIAWNAKPKVQKQAPACLNTKSLSDILYIMGYSDKEIKELID; this comes from the coding sequence ATGTCATATGTATTAACAGCAATATCACACGGCGATAGTAAATTTGAAACCGAGACATTGAATTCTATCAGAGAGTTTATCCACAATAAATTTACCCTCATTTCATCTAAAGAGTTATCACCACGTGCAATAGATTATACCATTCTGatcaatgattttgaatctAGCAAGGAAATTGTGAAAGAATTTTCTATATCCAAGtcttttgatttggttATTCAACCAGAATCATCaagaaaaaccaaaaaattgtttatttttgatatgGACTCTacattgatttatcaagaaGTAATCGAATTGATCGCAAGTTACGCCGACATTGAAGATAAGGTCGCTGAAATTACCACTCGAGCCATGAATGGAGAATTAGATTTTAACCAATCATTAGCCGAAAGAGTATTGCTATTGAAGGGGATTGACGCATCTTCAATTTGGGATgagttgaaattgaaaattcaaGTAACAAAGGGAGTTCCTGAATTATGCAAagcattgaaaaaattagatATAGTCATGGGAGTTTGTTCAGGAGGGTTTATCCCGTTGGCGGAGTTTTTAAAGGAGAAGTTAGGCTTGGACTACGCTTTTGCCAATACCTTAGGAGTCGATGACTCTAATCGTTTAAATGGTACCACTGTTGGTCCTATAGTGAACggagaaaaaaaagcagaattattattagaaataGCTAAAAAACACAAAATAGATCCATTGGATGCCGTTGCAGTTGGAGATGGAGctaatgatttgaaaatgatgtCTGTAGCTGGATTCGGTATTGCTTGGAATGCTAAGCCTAAGGTACAAAAACAAGCACCAGCCTGCTTAAACACGAAGAGCTTATCGGATATTTTATACATCATGGGCTACAGTgacaaagaaataaaagAGTTGATAGATTAG
- a CDS encoding aldehyde dehydrogenase, mitochondrial precursor, putative (Similar to S. cerevisiae ALD5;~In S. cerevisiae: mitochondrial aldehyde dehydrogenase, involved in regulation or biosynthesis of electron transport chain components and acetate formation.), translated as MFKKALPLVTKLTTPKGITYNQPLGLFINNEYIHPKQQKTFEVISPSTEDKITDVYEALEEDINTAVDAAQAAYHNGWAQGPPEQRSKVLFKLADLIEQNAELLAQIETWDNGKSLQNARGDVALTAAYFRSCGGWADKILGSQINTGNTHFNYTQRVPLVCGQIIPWNFPLLMASWKLGPVLATGSTTVLKTAESTPLSALYLSQLLVEAGMPKGVVNIVSGFGATAGAAIAKHPKIEKVAFTGSTATGKIIMKLAAESNLKKVTLELGGKSPNIVFNDADLDKTIQNLIVSIFYNSGEVCCAGSRLLVQSGVYDQVVKKFKEAAETVKVGNPFEEDTFMGAQASEVQLSKILKYVESGKSQGATVVTGGARADGKGYFVKPTIFADVKKDMDIVREEIFGPVVTLIKFDTVDEAVELANDSDYGLAAGIHSTDVNKCIDVANRVKAGTVWVNTYNDFHPMVPFGGFSASGIGREMGEEVLHEYTQVRAVRMKINPPN; from the coding sequence ATGTTCAAGAAGGCATTACCATTAGTCACCAAGCTCACAACACCAAAAGGTATCACTTATAACCAACCTCTTGGTTTATTCATTAACAATGAATACATACACCCAAAGCAACAAAAGACATTTGAAGTTATTTCTCCTTCCACCGAGGATAAAATAACTGATGTTTACGAAGCTttagaagaagatattAATACGGCTGTTGATGCCGCACAAGCCGCATATCACAATGGTTGGGCTCAAGGGCCACCAGAACAAAGATCAAAAGTTTTGTTCAAATTGGCCGACTTGATTGAACAAAATGCCGAGTTATTAGCTCAAATTGAAACTTGGGACAATGGTAAATCCTTACAAAACGCCAGAGGTGATGTTGCTTTGACTGCTGCTTATTTCAGATCTTGTGGTGGTTGGGCCGATAAAATCTTGGGTTCCCAAATCAATACTGGTAACACCCATTTCAACTACACTCAAAGAGTTCCATTGGTCTGTGGACAGATTATTCCTTGGAATTTCCCATTGTTGATGGCTTCTTGGAAATTGGGACCAGTTCTTGCTACTGGTTCTACCACCGTTTTAAAGACTGCTGAATCCACTCCATTGTCTGCTTTATATCTTTCTCAATTATTAGTTGAAGCTGGTATGCCAAAAGGTGTTGTCAACATTGTCTCCGGTTTTGGTGCTACTGCTGGTGCTGCCATTGCTAAACATCCAaagattgaaaaagttGCTTTTACCGGTTCTACTGCCACGGGTAAAATTATCATGAAATTGGCTGCTGAATCGAACTTGAAGAAAGTTACTTTGGAATTGGGTGGTAAATCTCCAAACattgttttcaatgatGCTGATTTGGACAAGACCATTCAAAACTTGATTGTTTCTATCTTTTACAATTCTGGTGAGGTTTGTTGTGCTGGTTCTCGTCTCTTAGTTCAATCTGGTGTTTACGACCAAGTTgttaaaaaattcaaagaaGCTGCTGAAACTGTTAAGGTTGGTAACCCATTTGAGGAAGATACTTTTATGGGTGCCCAAGCTTCTGAAGTCCAATTGTccaagattttgaaatacGTCGAATCTGGTAAATCACAAGGTGCTACTGTCGTTACTGGTGGTGCTAGAGCTGACGGAAAAGGTTACTTTGTTAAACCAACTATTTTTGCCGATGTTAAAAAAGATATGGATATTGTGAGAGAAGAGATCTTTGGTCCAGTTGTCACTTTGATCAAATTTGACACCGTTGACGAAGCTGTTGAATTGGCCAATGATTCCGACTATGGTTTAGCTGCAGGTATCCACTCTACTGATGTCAACAAGTGTATTGATGTAGCCAACAGAGTTAAAGCTGGTACTGTTTGGGTTAACACCTATAACGATTTCCACCCAATGGTTCCATTCGGAGGATTCAGTGCTTCTGGTATTGGTAGAGAAATGGGTGAAGAAGTCTTGCATGAATACACTCAGGTCCGAGCTGTGAGAATGAAAATTAACCCACCAAACTAA
- a CDS encoding S-adenosylmethionine-dependent methyltransferase, putative (described as 'uncharacterized' in UniProt and SGD): protein MDFDPLSLYTPSPSQNEEVVIPKCQDIYESKESRNLSETAEDDSHLEPIHILDLPLLQLKPPYEVLISILKLLSPEETLNFGGSLEHSNNIAVNQETIFQEKDITELDIKAMTWLQLYCPRFDTIEKLAHLPSLSSSLKLSFAAEYNAYMTNLISNPLSWITNQKHIDTLQKLACLRLSENCGRTAQPEIIRRIVLPNLDQWMKTKTGHLKLREPSLTNDNLGLKTWGSALILSQRLLTHDYKKYLYKSVLELGSGTGLVGMVSSLLGYHTVLTDLPEIVPNLQSNVDLNKLINATVSELDWTNPQSFLKSFPDTKFQTILVSDPVYSSKHPYLVVDMINLFFDDSDPKAKVLVQIPLRPKFENERQVLWDLMKANLYLEIEHEIEEGFDDFGEMKFCFKVFKKKK from the coding sequence ATGGATTTTGATCCTTTATCTCTTTATACGCCTTCACCTTCTCAAAATGAAGAAGTGGTAATACCAAAATGCCAAGATATTTATGAGTCTAAGGAGAGCAGAAATCTTTCTGAAACTGCAGAAGACGATTCTCATCTCGAACCAATTCACATATTAGATTTGCCATTATTGCAATTGAAACCACCATATGAAGTGCTAATCTCGATTTTAAAATTACTTTCCCCAGAAGAAACTTTGAATTTTGGTGGATCTCTAGAACATTCCAACAATATAGCAGTAAATCAGGAGACCATTTTCCAGGAAAAGGATATTACTGAATTAGATATCAAGGCAATGACTTGGCTACAACTTTACTGTCCTCGATTCGATACTATTGAGAAATTAGCTCATCTTCCTagtttatcatcatcattgaaATTGAGCTTCGCCGCTGAATATAATGCGTACATGACAAATTTAATATCGAACCCCTTATCATGGataacaaatcaaaaacataTTGATACCCTTCAAAAACTTGCGTGTTTGCGTTTAAGTGAGAATTGCGGCCGTACTGCACAACCGGAAATTATCAGAAGAATTGTCTTGCCAAATCTTGATCAATGGATGAAGACCAAAACTGGTCATTTAAAATTACGTGAGCCTTCGCTAACCAATGACAACCTAGGATTGAAAACTTGGGGATCGGCATTGATTTTGAGTCAACGATTATTAACCCATGATTATAAGAAATACTTGTATAAAAGCGTATTAGAACTAGGATCTGGTACTGGACTAGTGGGGATGGTTAGTTCATTATTAGGGTATCACACAGTCTTAACTGATTTACCAGAAATCGTGCCTAATTTACAACTGAATGTTGATTTAAACAAGTTAATCAATGCAACAGTACTGGAATTAGATTGGACAAACCCTCAGTCATTTCTCAAGTCATTTCCGGATAccaaatttcaaacaataCTAGTTAGTGATCCTGTTTATTCTTCCAAGCATCCTTATTTGGTAGTAGACatgataaatttatttttcgaCGATTCTGACCCTAAAGCCAAAGTTTTAGTACAAATACCCTTACGAcctaaatttgaaaatgaacGTCAAGTGCTATGGGATTTAATGAAGGCCAATTTGTATCTTGAAATCGAGCACGAAATAGAGGAAGgttttgatgattttggagaaatgaaattttgtttcaaggttttcaaaaaaaaaaagtga
- a CDS encoding phosphatidylinositol transfer protein, putative (Similar to S. cerevisiae PDR16;~In S. cerevisiae: phosphatidylinositol transfer protein (PITP) controlled by the multiple drug resistance regulator Pdr1p, localizes to lipid particles and microsomes, controls levels of various lipids, may regulate lipid synthesis, homologous to Pdr17p.), with amino-acid sequence MNFFKKRAEDDRGSSSSSLPRDDTASVSSKATSTSSTSKTELIKCYIPFEQPVNPIKAPEFDLDKEQIEKYEKLVDYFEDYILKEVPVNDQHNAITHPLIEEELAWLTKECFLRYLRATKWKVDAAIKRIEDTIIWRRTFGVVNLPNHTDPKKFITADLVSDENETGKQLIVGYDNDNRPCLYLRNGYQNTAPSLKQVQHLVFMLERVIHFMPPGQDSLALLIDFKAAPAELNLSSKFPSLSTSKQCLHILQSHYPERLGRGLFTNIPWIGYTFFKVVGPFIDPYTRSKTIYDQPFENYVPKEQLDKEFNGILDFEYIHETYWPKMNEIADRKRANYMENFRRLGSKIGLSEYDLRLEQVAL; translated from the coding sequence atgaattttttcaaaaagaGAGCGGAAGATGATAGAGGCAGCTCCTCATCTAGTCTTCCTCGGGATGACACAGCATCAGTGTCATCAAAAGCAACAAGTACAAGTTCTACATCAAAAACGGAACTTATCAAATGCTATATTCCCTTTGAACAACCAGTTAACCCTATTAAAGCACCTGAGTTTGATCTCGATAAAGagcaaattgaaaaatatgaaaagtTAGTAGATTATTTTGAAGATTATATTTTAAAGGAAGTACCAGTGAATGACCAACACAATGCTATTACACATCCACTCATTGAAGAAGAGTTGGCTTGGTTGACAAAAGAATGTTTTCTCAGATATTTGAGAGCGACAAAATGGAAAGTGGATGCTGCTATCAAGAGAATTGAAGACACGATTATTTGGAGAAGGACATTTGGAGTGGTGAACTTACCAAACCATACAGATCCCAAGAAATTTATTACAGCAGATTTGGTCTCCGACGAAAACGAAACAGGGAAACAGTTGATTGTGGGATATGATAATGACAACAGACCTTGTCTTTATTTACGTAACGGTTATCAAAACACTGCTCCTAGTCTCAAACAAGTCCAGCATTTAGTTTTCATGCTTGAAAGGGTTATACACTTTATGCCGCCTGGTCAAGATAGTTTGGCCCTATTGATCGATTTTAAAGCAGCTCCGGCTGAACTCAATTTGTCGTCTAAATTCCCGTCATTATCTACATCAAAACAATGTTTGCATATTTTACAAAGCCATTACCCAGAACGATTAGGTAGAGGTTTGTTTACAAATATACCTTGGATTGGCTATACTTTCTTTAAAGTCGTGGGGCCTTTTATTGACCCATACACGAGACTGAAAACCATTTACGATCAaccatttgaaaattatgtTCCCAAAGAACAATTGGACAAAGAATTCAACGGTATATTAGATTTTGAATACATTCATGAAACCTATTGGCCCAAAATGAATGAGATCGCCGACAGAAAAAGAGCAAACTACATGGAGAATTTCAGAAGGTTGGGATCAAAAATTGGGTTGAGCGAATATGACCTTAGATTAGAGCAAGTTGCATTATAA
- a CDS encoding SUMT, putative (Similar to S. cerevisiae MET1;~In S. cerevisiae: S-adenosyl-L-methionine uroporphyrinogen III transmethylase, involved in sulfate assimilation, methionine metabolism, and siroheme biosynthesis.), which translates to MTNLLTSNTTAGEIHLLIGYSAVSNTRITSIIESGANPILITDSQPQSFPPNMTQYVTNNRLEVVVDEDFSTKILHYLSTLGRPEVDHIVDRVFVSLSNSRLPLKQEIYQRCCKLRIPVNTTDSPDLCTFTMLSTYTSGDFQLGVTTNGKGCKLASRIKRELVNSLPRDIDVICKQVGQLRRQIQLEDKSESEHGEHEDDAINNHKFNTFVPEFNKTQEDLKLQRARWLSQIVEYYPLKQLGSISIKDLSSAYKLHKQANELEEGSKTGQMTLVGSGPGSVSLLTLGALQAIQTADLVLADKLVPQQVLDVIPTTHHTRLFIARKFPGNAEKAQEELLALGLEALKRGEKVVRLKQGDPYIFGRGGEEFNFFSQHGFTPVVVPGITSALAAPVLSNIPMTHRDVADQVLICTGTGRRGAVPNLPDFVPSRTTVFLMALHRVVELIPLLVNNKRWDENLPVAIVERASCPDQRVIRTTLSKVGAAVEACGSRPPGLLVTGYSCNVIWKRKISESLPWVVEEGCSSRDDSDLKRIVELVNGNCKESSVVGLNLQKEIAA; encoded by the coding sequence ATGACTAATTTGCTTACCTCCAACACAACAGCCGGAGAGATCCACTTATTGATTGGATACTCTGCTGTTTCCAATACCAGAATCACCTCGATCATTGAGTCTGGCGCAAACCCAATTCTCATCACCGATTCACAGCCACAGAGCTTCCCACCCAATATGACACAATATGTAACCAACAACAGACTAGAGGTAGTGgttgatgaagatttcTCAACCAAAATTCTTCACTACTTGTCTACTCTAGGTCGACCAGAGGTGGATCACATTGTCGATCGAGTATTTGTGTCGTTACTGAACTCACGCCTTCCCTTGAAACAGGAGATATATCAGAGATGTTGCAAGTTGCGTATACCGGTAAACACAACCGACTCGCCAGATTTATGCACATTCACAATGTTGTCAACCTACACTTCGGGTGATTTCCAATTGGGGGTGACCACCAACGGGAAAGGATGCAAGTTGGCCCTGAGAATAAAGCGAGAACTAGTGAACTCGTTGCCCCGCGACATTGACGTGATATGCAAGCAGGTGGGACAACTAAGACGACAGATACAATTGGAAGATAAATCTGAGTCAGAACATGGAGAGCACGAAGACGATGCtatcaacaaccacaagTTCAACACATTCGTACCAGAGTTCAACAAGACGCAAGAAGATCTAAAGCTACAGAGAGCGAGATGGCTCTCACAAATAGTCGAGTATTACCCATTGAAGCAATTAGGGTCTATTTCAATCAAGGATCTCAGCAGCGCCTATAAGTTGCACAAGCAAGCCAACGAGCTTGAAGAAGGTTCGAAGACCGGCCAGATGACTTTGGTCGGCAGTGGACCCGGGTCTGTGTCGTTACTCACTTTGGGAGCATTGCAGGCTATACAGACAGCCGATTTGGTGCTAGCAGATAAACTAGTTCCGCAACAGGTTTTGGATGTGATCCCCACTACACACCACACAAGATTGTTCATTGCCAGAAAGTTTCCTGGCAATGCCGAAAAGGCCCAGGAAGAGTTGTTGGCATTGGGATTAGAGGCATTGAAAAGAGGCGAAAAGGTGGTTCGTTTGAAACAAGGAGACCCGTATATATTTGGGCGTGGAGGAGAAgagtttaattttttctcGCAACATGGGTTCACGCCGGTGGTTGTGCCGGGGATTACCTCTGCATTGGCGGCACCAGTGTTGTCGAACATCCCAATGACACACAGAGACGTTGCTGACCAAGTTTTGATTTGCACTGGTACAGGCAGACGGGGAGCCGTGCCCAACTTGCCTGATTTTGTGCCGAGCAGGACTACGGTATTCTTGATGGCCCTACACAGAGTGGTTGAGTTGATCCCGTTGTTggtcaacaacaagaggTGGGACGAAAACTTGCCTGTGGCAATTGTCGAGCGAGCATCATGTCCCGATCAAAGAGTCATTCGCACCACGTTGAGCAAAGTTGGAGCGGCCGTCGAGGCTTGTGGATCGAGACCGCCAGGGTTGCTCGTAACAGGATATTCCTGCAACGTGATTTGGAAAAGGAAGATTAGTGAGAGCTTGCCTTGGGTTGTAGAGGAAGGTTGCAGTTCACGAGATGACAGTGATTTGAAGAGAATCGTCGAGCTTGTCAATGGGAACTGCAAGGAGAGCAGTGTTGTCGGTCTTAACTTGCAAAAGGAAATAGCAGCATAA